A genomic stretch from Arachis stenosperma cultivar V10309 chromosome 3, arast.V10309.gnm1.PFL2, whole genome shotgun sequence includes:
- the LOC130967350 gene encoding putative disease resistance protein At3g14460 isoform X2, which yields MAWPLVSAFPRKMLKNLQNQETMEFLHQSLLTVAAVADDAQENLFATTSTLSNNMVEWLCHFQDIMYLLDELLCKFDSGKAIATTVADAKREFEFVLRRFETITNQKHLLFLTEKQEQLSSSPSQNLRRDKEMNEMVDLLLSDRENTPVIAVVGAAWTGRDTLANLVYYHGRVKACFELRGWVDFQWDLDSESLAKITLDSFNQDFHYDESLPELIDRLHKCLQGKKVLLVLNGFRNLSGWEALWSCFSDAAGKGSAIILTTSELDVAFEMLSDHVLSLEDSLFDLVDEKNDPQGFSIMWTGKSLYHLVRLEIVGSWISYLPDEIGELRFLEYIDLSFSEIRALPDSIGMLSSLETLKLAFCCYLRELPSTMEDLVNLRYLDLMGTKLLDMSLKLASFNNLQTLIGFTVNMNSGENLTELATISDIQMLSITELQNIVEARNAAEAKLKEKRHLEDLVLRWNQLRFAECEQALEYLEPPKQLKVLEISGCPDRRFPYWLGDASFANLRVICIYDCKNCEFLPPLGQLSSLEELYIRGCGNVRSVGNEFYGQCSLHVPFKSLKILWFVDMPSWKEWILLDDQSLQFPCLHELYLIQCPQLLQDLPKCLPSLKKLEIFQCDRLVSPLPKIPHQVHDLMEQKEEQEQGCTEILATSVTQVTSESSSHHATIIMPPIANGKNDELVSDDDGGMVDFESSFEIVKIADASELCNLTSRIKSLRIEGCQFLESLPDEFLKDCSNIRELFFIDCYSLKNFSDVLHPSSLRTIYIHKCPNLDFLIPLGTHKKFAFLEYLCISSSCESLASISINLFPRLRTLYIKDCPKLELFSITEELRDRNLKLESLEIRDCPNLISFPETGLPTPYLKSISISNCRRLKSLPNHLAYLTSLQSLLIDKCPELESFPEGGLPSSLSLLSITFSDKLAPQKEWKLDTLPSLTHFEIESGCIGMKSFPDKDFLPRNLRSLRMSKLLSLRILNGTGFQHLTALETLEINCCHGLYSLPEGLPSSLTRLCIKESPILSQKLLHRAGAEWSKIAHIPNLQIDEVKKEGEIPEQKQKFGEKRFVTRSTYLEGGKGILDGESLKSQKLDQRRKRMPMVSDVSYESDWSKIAHTSNLQIGDGIKEEMETMFVTGSIELEASSLKGESVNKDEKSFASQQWDLSLVTKKRMPPTLKGFYDLQPDDEVVKKGRGGRGRDHDPARLDDTWTSSMEAEVQTVHGISKNPFSHITSKGKDRYLEDFTLQKLLELTENFSEDKMIGRGGFGSVYHATLQDGKEVAIKRAEISPNYEDEKEYGFVNELQIHSRLHHNNLVGLLGFCRDANERILVYEYMNNGSLHDHLHSHQTSSVLMSWPARIKVALDAARGIEYLHHYAIPPIIHRDIKSSNILLDSKWTGKLCDFGISLKGPEDEDTHLSVEIAGTPGYLDPEYYLTQRLTTKSDVYSFGVVLLEILTGRKVIHRADDGERIHLASFAVPYIDQDEIFKVLDPRMPPPKAAEEYVGYLAAECVRAAPRDRPTMAEVVIHLERALAACLAVPAI from the exons ATGGCCTGGCCACTAGTCTCTGCCTTCCCTAGGAAGATGCTCAAGAACCTTCAAAATCAAGAAACCATGGAGTTTCTTCATCAGTCTTTGCTGACCGTTGCTGCTGTCGCCGACGACGCTCAAGAGAATCTCTTCGCCACAACTTCAACCTTAAGCAATAACATGGTAGAGTGGCTTTGTCACTTCCAAGATATCATGTACCTTTTGGACGAGCTTCTCTGCAAATTCGATTCTGGAAAAGCAATAGCAACAACAGTTGCAGATGCTAAACGTGAATTTGAGTTCGTCCTTCGAAGATTTGAAACCATAACAAACCAGAAGCATCTTCTCTTCTTGACCGAGAAACAAGAACAActatcttcttctccttctcagAATCTAAGAAGAGATAAAGAGATGAATGAGATGGTTGACCTTTTACTCTCCGATCGAGAAAATACGCCTGTGATTGCTGTGGTTGGAGCGGCATGGACCGGAAGGGACACTCTTGCTAACCTCGTTTACTACCATGGCAGAGTCAAGGCCTGTTTCGAACTTCGAGGTTGGGTTGACTTTCAATGGGATCTTGATTCCGAGAGTTTAGCTAAGATAACTCTTGATAGTTTCAATCAAGATTTTCACTATGATGAAAGTCTACCAGAACTGATTGATAGACTGCACAAGTGCTTGCAGGGGAAGAAGGTTCTTCTTGTTTTGAACGGTTTTCGAAATCTTTCTGGCTGGGAAGCCCTTTGGTCATGTTTTTCTGATGCTGCAGGCAAGGGAAGTGCGATAATACTCACCACATCAGAGCTGGACGTTGCGTTCGAGATGCTTTCAGATCATGTTTTGTCATTGGAAgattccttgtttgatcttgttGATGAAAAGAATGATCCACAAGGCTTTTCTATTATGTGGACCGGAAAGTCTCTTTATCATCTAGTTCGCCTCGAAATTGTAGGCTCTTGGATATCATATTTGCCAGATGAGATTGGAGAACTAAGATTTCTTGAATACATTGACCTCTCTTTCTCTGAAATTCGAGCATTGCCGGACTCAATAGGCATGCTATCTAGTTTGGAAACATTGAAGTTGGCTTTCTGCTGCTATCTCCGAGAGCTGCCAAGTACCATGGAAGATTTGGTTAACTTGCGTTACCTTGATCTAATGGGAACCAAGCTGCTAGATATGTCCTTAAAGCTTGCAAGTTTCAACAACCTCCAAACCTTGATTGGCTTCACGGTCAACATGAATTCTGGGGAAAATTTGACAGAGTTGGCAACTATATCGGATATCCAAATGCTAAGCATCACAGAGTTGCAGAACATTGTGGAAGCTAGGAATGCTGCAGAAGCCAAATTGAAAGAAAAGAGGCACTTGGAAGATCTTGTCTTGAGATGGAATCAGCTGCGCTTTGCTGAATGCGAGCAAGCACTAGAATATTTGGAGCCACCAAAACAGCTAAAAGTGTTGGAGATTTCAGGCTGTCCTGATAGAAGATTTCCATACTGGTTAGGAGACGCCTCGTTTGCGAATTTGAGGGTGATTTGTATTTATGACTGTAAGAATTGTGAGTTCTTGCCACCACTTGGACAGCTTTCGTCTCTTGAAGAGCTATATATTCGAGGGTGTGGCAATGTAAGATCAGTAGGCAATGAATTCTATGGACAGTGTTCTTTGCATGTTCCATTTAAGTCCTTGAAGATCCTGTGGTTTGTGGACATGCCTAGTTGGAAAGAATGGATCCTCTTAGATGATCAAAGTCTTCAGTTTCCATGTCTCCACGAGCTTTACTTGATACAATGCCCACAGTTGCTGCAAGACTTGCCTAAGTGCCTTCCTTCTCTTAAAAAGCTTGAAATATTTCAATGTGATCGCCTCGTGTCTCCACTACCTAAGATACCTCATCAAGTCCATGACTTGATGGAACAGAAAGAGGAACAAGAACAAGGCTGCACTGAGATTCTTGCAACAAGTGTGACTCAAGTGACTTCAGAATCCTCCTCACACCATGCCACAATTATAATGCCTCCTATCGCAAATGGTAAGAATGATGAATTAGTTTCAGATGATGATGGAGGCATGGTAGATTTTGAGTCTTCTTTTGAAATTGTGAAGATTGCAGATGCATCAGAGCTGTGCAACTTGACATCCAGAATAAAAAGCCTAAGAATTGAAGGTTGCCAGTTCCTTGAGTCCCTACCAGATGAATTTCTAAAAGATTGTTCAAATATCAGagagttattttttattgattgttaCTCTCTCAAGAACTTTTCTGATGTTCTGCACCCCAGTTCCCTGAGAACAATTTATATCCACAAATGCCCAAATTTAGATTTCCTCATTCCTCTCGGAACACACAAGAAATTTGCATTCTTGGAATATCTTTGCATAAGTAGTAGCTGCGAATCGCTCGCCTCCATATCCATAAACCTTTTCCCGAGACTCAGAACTCTTTATATCAAGGATTGTCCCAAACTAGAGTTATTTTCAATAACTGAGGAACTTCGTGATCGAAATCTGAAACTTGAGTCGTTGGAAATCCGGGACTGTCCTAATCTGATATCCTTTCCAGAAACAGGATTGCCAACTCCTTACCTTAAATCAATATCAATATCTAATTGCAGAAGGTTGAAGTCACTGCCTAATCATTTAGCATATCTTACATCACTTCAATCATTGCTTATAGACAAATGTCCAGAACTTGAATCTTTTCCTGAAGGGGGCTTGCCATCTAGTTTAAGTTTACTTTCTATCACCTTTTCTGACAAACTTGCACCTCAAAAGGAGTGGAAGTTGGATACACTTCCCTCATTAACTCATTTTGAGATTGAAAGTGGATGCATTGGCATGAAGTCATTTCCGGATAAGGACTTTTTGCCAAGAAATCTCAGGTCTTTACGCATGAGTAAACTTTTGAGTCTCAGAATTTTGAATGGCACAGGGTTTCAGCATTTGACAGCTCTTGAGACATTGGAGATCAACTGTTGTCATGGGCTATATTCCTTGCCAGAAGGGCTGCCATCATCCTTGACTCGTCTTTGCATCAAAGAGTCCCCAATATTGTCCCAGAAACTCTTGCATAGAGCGGGAGCGGAGTGGAGCAAGATAGCTCATATTCCCAACCTACAAATTGATGAAGTTAAAAAAG AAGGGGAAATCCctgaacaaaaacaaaaattcgGGGAAAAGAGATTTGTAACAAGATCAACATATTTGGAGGGAGGAAAAGGCATCTTAGATGGAGAAAGCCTTAAAAGCCAAAAATTGGATCAAAGAAGGAAAAGGATGCCAATGGTGTCAGATGTATCCTATGAATCAGACTGGAGCAAGATAGCTCATACTTCCAACCTTCAAATTGGTGATGGAATCAAAGAAG AAATGGAAACCATGTTTGTAACAGGATCAATTGAATTGGAAGCCAGCAGCTTAAAGGGTGAAAGTGTGAACAAAGATGAAAAAAGCTTTGCCAGCCAGCAATGGGACCTAAGTTTAGTTACAAAGAAAAGGATGCCACCAACATTAAAAGGTTTCTACGACCTTCAACCTGATGATGAAGTAGTTAAAAAAG GTAGAGGAGGCCGAGGCCGCGACCATGACCCTGCCAGATTAGATGACACTTGGACCTCATCAATGGAAGCAGAAGTTCAAACTGTCCATGGAATCTCAAAGAACCCTTTCAGCCACATAACTAGCAAGGGAAAAGATAGATATTTGGAGGATTTCACCCTGCAAAAGTTGCTTGAATTGACCGAAAACTTCTCAGAAGACAAAATGATTGGGAGAGGAGGCTTTGGATCAGTATACCATGCTACACTGCAAGATGGTAAGGAAGTTGCAATAAAAAGAGCTGAAATCTCTCCCAACTATGAAGATGAGAAGGAGTATGGCTTTGTGAATGAGCTTCAGATTCACTCAAGACTCCACCACAACAACCTGGTTGGGCTATTAGGATTCTGCCGTGACGCGAATGAGCGCATCTTAGTATATGAGTACATGAACAATGGCAGCCTCCATGATCATCTCCACAGCCACCAAACTTCTTCTGTTCTAATGTCATGGCCGGCACGGATCAAGGTAGCACTAGATGCAGCAAGGGGGATAGAGTACCTCCACCACTATGCTATCCCACCAATCATTCATCGCGACATAAAGTCATCCAATATATTATTGGATTCCAAGTGGACAGGCAAATTGTGTGATTTTGGAATCTCATTGAAGGGTCCtgaagatgaggacacacaTCTTTCAGTTGAAATAGCTGGCACACCAGGCTACTTGGACCCTGAATACTACCTAACTCAAAGGCTAACTACAAAGAGTGATGTTTATAGTTTCGGAGTTGTTTTGCTAGAAATACTAACTGGCCGAAAAGTCATACATAGAGCTGATGATGGGGAGCGAATACATTTGGCAAGTTTTGCAGTACCTTACATTGATCAAGATGAGATTTTCAAGGTTTTGGATCCAAGAATGCCACCCCCAAAAGCTGCTGAGGAGTATGTGGGGTATTTAGCAGCAGAATGTGTGCGCGCAGCGCCTCGAGACAGGCCAACTATGGCTGAAGTTGTAATTCACTTGGAAAGAGCATTGGCTGCTTGTTTGGCCGTACCAGCAATATGA
- the LOC130967350 gene encoding putative disease resistance protein At3g14460 isoform X1: protein MAWPLVSAFPRKMLKNLQNQETMEFLHQSLLTVAAVADDAQENLFATTSTLSNNMVEWLCHFQDIMYLLDELLCKFDSGKAIATTVADAKREFEFVLRRFETITNQKHLLFLTEKQEQLSSSPSQNLRRDKEMNEMVDLLLSDRENTPVIAVVGAAWTGRDTLANLVYYHGRVKACFELRGWVDFQWDLDSESLAKITLDSFNQDFHYDESLPELIDRLHKCLQGKKVLLVLNGFRNLSGWEALWSCFSDAAGKGSAIILTTSELDVAFEMLSDHVLSLEDSLFDLVDEKNDPQGFSIMWTGKSLYHLVRLEIVGSWISYLPDEIGELRFLEYIDLSFSEIRALPDSIGMLSSLETLKLAFCCYLRELPSTMEDLVNLRYLDLMGTKLLDMSLKLASFNNLQTLIGFTVNMNSGENLTELATISDIQMLSITELQNIVEARNAAEAKLKEKRHLEDLVLRWNQLRFAECEQALEYLEPPKQLKVLEISGCPDRRFPYWLGDASFANLRVICIYDCKNCEFLPPLGQLSSLEELYIRGCGNVRSVGNEFYGQCSLHVPFKSLKILWFVDMPSWKEWILLDDQSLQFPCLHELYLIQCPQLLQDLPKCLPSLKKLEIFQCDRLVSPLPKIPHQVHDLMEQKEEQEQGCTEILATSVTQVTSESSSHHATIIMPPIANGKNDELVSDDDGGMVDFESSFEIVKIADASELCNLTSRIKSLRIEGCQFLESLPDEFLKDCSNIRELFFIDCYSLKNFSDVLHPSSLRTIYIHKCPNLDFLIPLGTHKKFAFLEYLCISSSCESLASISINLFPRLRTLYIKDCPKLELFSITEELRDRNLKLESLEIRDCPNLISFPETGLPTPYLKSISISNCRRLKSLPNHLAYLTSLQSLLIDKCPELESFPEGGLPSSLSLLSITFSDKLAPQKEWKLDTLPSLTHFEIESGCIGMKSFPDKDFLPRNLRSLRMSKLLSLRILNGTGFQHLTALETLEINCCHGLYSLPEGLPSSLTRLCIKESPILSQKLLHRAGAEWSKIAHIPNLQIDEVKKEGEIPEQKQKFGEKRFVTRSTYLEGGKGILDGESLKSQKLDQRRKRMPMVSDVSYESDWSKIAHTSNLQIGDGIKEAEMETMFVTGSIELEASSLKGESVNKDEKSFASQQWDLSLVTKKRMPPTLKGFYDLQPDDEVVKKGRGGRGRDHDPARLDDTWTSSMEAEVQTVHGISKNPFSHITSKGKDRYLEDFTLQKLLELTENFSEDKMIGRGGFGSVYHATLQDGKEVAIKRAEISPNYEDEKEYGFVNELQIHSRLHHNNLVGLLGFCRDANERILVYEYMNNGSLHDHLHSHQTSSVLMSWPARIKVALDAARGIEYLHHYAIPPIIHRDIKSSNILLDSKWTGKLCDFGISLKGPEDEDTHLSVEIAGTPGYLDPEYYLTQRLTTKSDVYSFGVVLLEILTGRKVIHRADDGERIHLASFAVPYIDQDEIFKVLDPRMPPPKAAEEYVGYLAAECVRAAPRDRPTMAEVVIHLERALAACLAVPAI from the exons ATGGCCTGGCCACTAGTCTCTGCCTTCCCTAGGAAGATGCTCAAGAACCTTCAAAATCAAGAAACCATGGAGTTTCTTCATCAGTCTTTGCTGACCGTTGCTGCTGTCGCCGACGACGCTCAAGAGAATCTCTTCGCCACAACTTCAACCTTAAGCAATAACATGGTAGAGTGGCTTTGTCACTTCCAAGATATCATGTACCTTTTGGACGAGCTTCTCTGCAAATTCGATTCTGGAAAAGCAATAGCAACAACAGTTGCAGATGCTAAACGTGAATTTGAGTTCGTCCTTCGAAGATTTGAAACCATAACAAACCAGAAGCATCTTCTCTTCTTGACCGAGAAACAAGAACAActatcttcttctccttctcagAATCTAAGAAGAGATAAAGAGATGAATGAGATGGTTGACCTTTTACTCTCCGATCGAGAAAATACGCCTGTGATTGCTGTGGTTGGAGCGGCATGGACCGGAAGGGACACTCTTGCTAACCTCGTTTACTACCATGGCAGAGTCAAGGCCTGTTTCGAACTTCGAGGTTGGGTTGACTTTCAATGGGATCTTGATTCCGAGAGTTTAGCTAAGATAACTCTTGATAGTTTCAATCAAGATTTTCACTATGATGAAAGTCTACCAGAACTGATTGATAGACTGCACAAGTGCTTGCAGGGGAAGAAGGTTCTTCTTGTTTTGAACGGTTTTCGAAATCTTTCTGGCTGGGAAGCCCTTTGGTCATGTTTTTCTGATGCTGCAGGCAAGGGAAGTGCGATAATACTCACCACATCAGAGCTGGACGTTGCGTTCGAGATGCTTTCAGATCATGTTTTGTCATTGGAAgattccttgtttgatcttgttGATGAAAAGAATGATCCACAAGGCTTTTCTATTATGTGGACCGGAAAGTCTCTTTATCATCTAGTTCGCCTCGAAATTGTAGGCTCTTGGATATCATATTTGCCAGATGAGATTGGAGAACTAAGATTTCTTGAATACATTGACCTCTCTTTCTCTGAAATTCGAGCATTGCCGGACTCAATAGGCATGCTATCTAGTTTGGAAACATTGAAGTTGGCTTTCTGCTGCTATCTCCGAGAGCTGCCAAGTACCATGGAAGATTTGGTTAACTTGCGTTACCTTGATCTAATGGGAACCAAGCTGCTAGATATGTCCTTAAAGCTTGCAAGTTTCAACAACCTCCAAACCTTGATTGGCTTCACGGTCAACATGAATTCTGGGGAAAATTTGACAGAGTTGGCAACTATATCGGATATCCAAATGCTAAGCATCACAGAGTTGCAGAACATTGTGGAAGCTAGGAATGCTGCAGAAGCCAAATTGAAAGAAAAGAGGCACTTGGAAGATCTTGTCTTGAGATGGAATCAGCTGCGCTTTGCTGAATGCGAGCAAGCACTAGAATATTTGGAGCCACCAAAACAGCTAAAAGTGTTGGAGATTTCAGGCTGTCCTGATAGAAGATTTCCATACTGGTTAGGAGACGCCTCGTTTGCGAATTTGAGGGTGATTTGTATTTATGACTGTAAGAATTGTGAGTTCTTGCCACCACTTGGACAGCTTTCGTCTCTTGAAGAGCTATATATTCGAGGGTGTGGCAATGTAAGATCAGTAGGCAATGAATTCTATGGACAGTGTTCTTTGCATGTTCCATTTAAGTCCTTGAAGATCCTGTGGTTTGTGGACATGCCTAGTTGGAAAGAATGGATCCTCTTAGATGATCAAAGTCTTCAGTTTCCATGTCTCCACGAGCTTTACTTGATACAATGCCCACAGTTGCTGCAAGACTTGCCTAAGTGCCTTCCTTCTCTTAAAAAGCTTGAAATATTTCAATGTGATCGCCTCGTGTCTCCACTACCTAAGATACCTCATCAAGTCCATGACTTGATGGAACAGAAAGAGGAACAAGAACAAGGCTGCACTGAGATTCTTGCAACAAGTGTGACTCAAGTGACTTCAGAATCCTCCTCACACCATGCCACAATTATAATGCCTCCTATCGCAAATGGTAAGAATGATGAATTAGTTTCAGATGATGATGGAGGCATGGTAGATTTTGAGTCTTCTTTTGAAATTGTGAAGATTGCAGATGCATCAGAGCTGTGCAACTTGACATCCAGAATAAAAAGCCTAAGAATTGAAGGTTGCCAGTTCCTTGAGTCCCTACCAGATGAATTTCTAAAAGATTGTTCAAATATCAGagagttattttttattgattgttaCTCTCTCAAGAACTTTTCTGATGTTCTGCACCCCAGTTCCCTGAGAACAATTTATATCCACAAATGCCCAAATTTAGATTTCCTCATTCCTCTCGGAACACACAAGAAATTTGCATTCTTGGAATATCTTTGCATAAGTAGTAGCTGCGAATCGCTCGCCTCCATATCCATAAACCTTTTCCCGAGACTCAGAACTCTTTATATCAAGGATTGTCCCAAACTAGAGTTATTTTCAATAACTGAGGAACTTCGTGATCGAAATCTGAAACTTGAGTCGTTGGAAATCCGGGACTGTCCTAATCTGATATCCTTTCCAGAAACAGGATTGCCAACTCCTTACCTTAAATCAATATCAATATCTAATTGCAGAAGGTTGAAGTCACTGCCTAATCATTTAGCATATCTTACATCACTTCAATCATTGCTTATAGACAAATGTCCAGAACTTGAATCTTTTCCTGAAGGGGGCTTGCCATCTAGTTTAAGTTTACTTTCTATCACCTTTTCTGACAAACTTGCACCTCAAAAGGAGTGGAAGTTGGATACACTTCCCTCATTAACTCATTTTGAGATTGAAAGTGGATGCATTGGCATGAAGTCATTTCCGGATAAGGACTTTTTGCCAAGAAATCTCAGGTCTTTACGCATGAGTAAACTTTTGAGTCTCAGAATTTTGAATGGCACAGGGTTTCAGCATTTGACAGCTCTTGAGACATTGGAGATCAACTGTTGTCATGGGCTATATTCCTTGCCAGAAGGGCTGCCATCATCCTTGACTCGTCTTTGCATCAAAGAGTCCCCAATATTGTCCCAGAAACTCTTGCATAGAGCGGGAGCGGAGTGGAGCAAGATAGCTCATATTCCCAACCTACAAATTGATGAAGTTAAAAAAG AAGGGGAAATCCctgaacaaaaacaaaaattcgGGGAAAAGAGATTTGTAACAAGATCAACATATTTGGAGGGAGGAAAAGGCATCTTAGATGGAGAAAGCCTTAAAAGCCAAAAATTGGATCAAAGAAGGAAAAGGATGCCAATGGTGTCAGATGTATCCTATGAATCAGACTGGAGCAAGATAGCTCATACTTCCAACCTTCAAATTGGTGATGGAATCAAAGAAG CAGAAATGGAAACCATGTTTGTAACAGGATCAATTGAATTGGAAGCCAGCAGCTTAAAGGGTGAAAGTGTGAACAAAGATGAAAAAAGCTTTGCCAGCCAGCAATGGGACCTAAGTTTAGTTACAAAGAAAAGGATGCCACCAACATTAAAAGGTTTCTACGACCTTCAACCTGATGATGAAGTAGTTAAAAAAG GTAGAGGAGGCCGAGGCCGCGACCATGACCCTGCCAGATTAGATGACACTTGGACCTCATCAATGGAAGCAGAAGTTCAAACTGTCCATGGAATCTCAAAGAACCCTTTCAGCCACATAACTAGCAAGGGAAAAGATAGATATTTGGAGGATTTCACCCTGCAAAAGTTGCTTGAATTGACCGAAAACTTCTCAGAAGACAAAATGATTGGGAGAGGAGGCTTTGGATCAGTATACCATGCTACACTGCAAGATGGTAAGGAAGTTGCAATAAAAAGAGCTGAAATCTCTCCCAACTATGAAGATGAGAAGGAGTATGGCTTTGTGAATGAGCTTCAGATTCACTCAAGACTCCACCACAACAACCTGGTTGGGCTATTAGGATTCTGCCGTGACGCGAATGAGCGCATCTTAGTATATGAGTACATGAACAATGGCAGCCTCCATGATCATCTCCACAGCCACCAAACTTCTTCTGTTCTAATGTCATGGCCGGCACGGATCAAGGTAGCACTAGATGCAGCAAGGGGGATAGAGTACCTCCACCACTATGCTATCCCACCAATCATTCATCGCGACATAAAGTCATCCAATATATTATTGGATTCCAAGTGGACAGGCAAATTGTGTGATTTTGGAATCTCATTGAAGGGTCCtgaagatgaggacacacaTCTTTCAGTTGAAATAGCTGGCACACCAGGCTACTTGGACCCTGAATACTACCTAACTCAAAGGCTAACTACAAAGAGTGATGTTTATAGTTTCGGAGTTGTTTTGCTAGAAATACTAACTGGCCGAAAAGTCATACATAGAGCTGATGATGGGGAGCGAATACATTTGGCAAGTTTTGCAGTACCTTACATTGATCAAGATGAGATTTTCAAGGTTTTGGATCCAAGAATGCCACCCCCAAAAGCTGCTGAGGAGTATGTGGGGTATTTAGCAGCAGAATGTGTGCGCGCAGCGCCTCGAGACAGGCCAACTATGGCTGAAGTTGTAATTCACTTGGAAAGAGCATTGGCTGCTTGTTTGGCCGTACCAGCAATATGA